One region of Terricaulis silvestris genomic DNA includes:
- a CDS encoding DUF4129 domain-containing protein: MTVPVGPQQAASAGGADSAFAEAHAELRADQSLQFQMDALVPPEPPAWLEPLALFLQAIAPFLVYVFWAGVAVVALLILYVIGTEIMRRLPGRKRDAATEAQPAPAYRPAYARAKALLEEADRLAAQGRYSEAARVLLHRSIEDLEQVFSLAIGPGLTSREIARLDPLSPQGRDVFSGIARAVEMSLFGGRALGAQDFAQCREAYASFALQGSRR; the protein is encoded by the coding sequence ATGACCGTACCGGTGGGACCGCAGCAGGCCGCAAGCGCCGGCGGGGCTGATAGCGCCTTCGCGGAGGCGCACGCCGAGCTACGCGCGGACCAAAGCCTCCAATTCCAGATGGACGCACTCGTGCCGCCGGAACCGCCGGCATGGTTGGAGCCCCTCGCCCTCTTCCTGCAGGCGATCGCACCGTTTCTCGTTTACGTGTTTTGGGCAGGCGTCGCGGTCGTCGCGCTGCTCATTCTGTACGTGATCGGCACTGAGATCATGCGCCGCCTGCCCGGGCGCAAACGAGATGCCGCAACTGAGGCGCAACCCGCGCCGGCCTATCGTCCCGCTTACGCGCGCGCGAAAGCGTTGCTCGAAGAGGCCGACCGCCTCGCCGCCCAAGGCCGCTACAGCGAAGCGGCGCGCGTGCTACTGCATCGAAGCATCGAGGACCTCGAACAAGTTTTCAGTTTGGCGATCGGGCCGGGTTTGACCAGCCGCGAGATCGCGCGGCTCGATCCACTATCGCCGCAAGGGCGTGACGTGTTTTCAGGTATCGCGCGCGCGGTGGAGATGAGCTTGTTCGGCGGGCGAGCGTTGGGCGCGCAGGACTTTGCGCAATGTCGTGAAGCGTACGCGTCGTTCGCATTGCAAGGATCGCGGCGATGA
- a CDS encoding AAA family ATPase, protein MQLAELRQMADAVRGEIGKAVIGQTDSVNLMLTAVLAGGHILLEGPPGTAKTLLAQSFAHTLDLKFGRIQFTPDLMPGDILGSNLFNFQTSAFTLTKGPIFCDVLLADEINRTPPKTQAALLEAMQERGVTLDGVRHALSAHFTVIATQNPIEQQGAYPLPEAQLDRFLFKHVLSYPSLEDELRIVSEQGAHSQRHDPVALGLRKIVTGDALTAAVAAVNQTRLTPEVIRYIVSIVRATRDGAAFELGASPRAAAMLGVGARAWAALDGRDYVIPDDVKALAGPALRHRVVLSPAAEIEGRTSDSALKDILDQVEAPR, encoded by the coding sequence GTGCAACTCGCTGAGCTGCGACAGATGGCCGACGCCGTAAGGGGCGAGATCGGCAAGGCGGTGATTGGGCAAACCGACAGCGTCAATTTGATGCTGACCGCCGTGCTGGCAGGGGGGCACATCCTGCTCGAAGGGCCGCCGGGCACGGCGAAGACGCTACTGGCGCAGAGCTTTGCGCACACGCTCGATCTCAAGTTCGGGCGTATTCAGTTCACGCCGGACTTGATGCCGGGCGACATCCTTGGCTCGAACCTGTTCAACTTCCAGACCAGCGCGTTCACCCTGACCAAAGGGCCAATATTCTGCGATGTGTTGTTGGCCGATGAAATCAACCGCACGCCACCGAAGACACAGGCGGCACTGCTAGAAGCAATGCAGGAACGTGGCGTGACGCTGGATGGTGTCCGGCACGCGCTGAGCGCCCATTTCACGGTGATCGCGACACAGAACCCGATCGAGCAACAAGGCGCCTACCCGTTGCCGGAGGCGCAGCTCGACCGGTTCTTGTTCAAGCACGTGCTTTCCTATCCGAGTCTCGAGGACGAGCTGCGGATCGTTAGCGAACAGGGCGCGCATAGTCAGCGGCACGATCCGGTGGCTCTCGGTCTGCGCAAGATCGTCACTGGCGATGCGTTGACGGCTGCAGTGGCGGCGGTGAACCAGACGCGCCTCACGCCGGAAGTGATCCGCTACATCGTGAGCATCGTGCGCGCGACGCGTGACGGCGCGGCGTTCGAGCTTGGCGCGTCGCCCCGTGCGGCGGCGATGTTGGGCGTCGGCGCGCGCGCTTGGGCCGCGCTGGACGGGCGCGATTATGTGATCCCGGATGACGTGAAGGCGCTCGCGGGTCCCGCGCTGCGGCACCGCGTGGTGCTGTCGCCGGCTGCGGAGATTGAGGGGCGCACGTCGGACTCCGCGTTGAAGGACATCCTCGATCAGGTCGAAGCGCCGCGATGA